In a single window of the Bactrocera dorsalis isolate Fly_Bdor chromosome 2, ASM2337382v1, whole genome shotgun sequence genome:
- the LOC125776170 gene encoding diacylglycerol kinase eta-like — MSNTKDTLHVGSYLNYGAQGGSRGLAAAAAMAFGRGSAASSGRNSACSSGSVSPIPTIAISTGDESSESEIETEPARIFHRRLSTKRNINAAATIKEGFLLKQIWSFQRWRRRYFRLKQNKLYYAKDIKHLQAYLHTQQSVTDTAATS, encoded by the exons ATGTCCAATACGAAAGACACACTGCACGTTGGGTCATACCTTAATTATGGCGCGCAGGGTGGTAGTCGCGGGTTAGCCGCTGCGGCTGCAATGGCTTTTGGTCGTGGCAGCGCTGCCAGTAGTGGACGCAATAGTGCTTGCAGTTCGGGCAGCGTTTCACCCATACCGACCATTGCGATCAGCACTGGCGATGAGTCGTCCGAGTCGGAAATCGAAACGGAGCCGGCGCGTATCTTCCATCGACGTCTCTCTACGAAAAGGAATATTAATGCGGCG GCCACAATCAAAGAGGGTTTCCTGTTAAAACAGATATGGTCATTTCAGCGTTGGCGTCGTCGCTATTTCCGcctgaaacaaaataaattgtactACGCCAAAGATATTAAG CACCTACAGGCATACCTGCATACACAGCAATCTGTCACCGACACAGCGGCAACCAGCTGA